A stretch of Metabacillus sp. FJAT-52054 DNA encodes these proteins:
- a CDS encoding SpoVR family protein — protein sequence MSGSRHESLQYAIEQITEIADGFGLDYYPMRYEICPADIIYTFGAYGMPTRFSHWSHGKQFHKMKLHYDLGLSKIYELVINSDPCYAFLLDTNSLVQNKLIVAHVLAHCDFFKNNCRFGNTKRDMVESMAATAERVKHYEILHGRKEVEDFLDAVLAIQEHIDPSIMRPKLSWSLDDEEEEDAPPKNSPYDDLWKLDSRDEKKEKKKKGKKNFPPSPEKDLLLFIEEHSRELEDWQRDILTMMREEMLYFWPQLETKIMNEGWASYWHQRIMRELDLTSSEAIEYAKLNAGVVVPSKTSINPYYLGLKIFEDIEERYDNPTEEMKRLGVKPNSGREKMFEVREIESDISFIRNYLTKDLVLREDMYLFQKQGRDYKVVDKDWKGVRDQLVSMRVNGGFPYITVNDGDYMKNNELYLKHWYEDIELDLKYLEKVLPYVHQLWGRPVHMESMLEGKKVMFTYDGKSVHRKYL from the coding sequence TTGAGCGGATCACGACATGAATCCCTTCAGTATGCAATTGAGCAAATTACAGAAATTGCTGATGGGTTTGGACTGGATTACTATCCAATGCGCTATGAAATCTGTCCCGCGGACATTATTTATACGTTTGGCGCGTACGGCATGCCGACAAGGTTTTCCCATTGGAGCCACGGCAAACAATTTCATAAAATGAAACTTCATTATGATTTGGGATTGAGCAAAATCTATGAGCTCGTAATCAACTCGGACCCGTGCTACGCATTTTTGCTGGATACAAATTCTCTCGTTCAAAACAAGCTTATCGTTGCCCACGTGCTGGCTCACTGTGATTTTTTCAAAAATAACTGCCGGTTCGGGAACACGAAGAGGGACATGGTCGAAAGCATGGCTGCAACAGCTGAAAGAGTGAAGCACTACGAAATCCTGCACGGAAGAAAAGAGGTCGAGGATTTTCTCGATGCCGTCCTTGCTATTCAGGAACATATTGATCCATCCATCATGAGACCAAAGCTTTCCTGGAGTTTGGATGATGAAGAAGAAGAGGATGCCCCACCGAAAAACAGTCCATATGATGACCTCTGGAAGCTCGACAGCCGGGATGAGAAAAAAGAGAAAAAGAAAAAAGGGAAGAAAAACTTTCCTCCATCACCCGAAAAAGACCTGCTGTTGTTTATTGAAGAACACAGCCGCGAGCTCGAGGACTGGCAACGCGATATCCTGACCATGATGCGGGAAGAAATGCTCTACTTTTGGCCGCAGCTCGAAACGAAGATCATGAACGAAGGCTGGGCTTCCTACTGGCACCAGCGCATCATGCGCGAGCTGGATCTCACCTCAAGCGAAGCCATCGAATACGCCAAGCTAAATGCAGGAGTCGTCGTCCCATCCAAAACAAGCATTAATCCGTATTACCTCGGACTGAAAATCTTCGAGGACATCGAAGAACGCTATGACAATCCGACTGAAGAAATGAAACGCCTCGGCGTCAAGCCAAACTCGGGCCGTGAAAAAATGTTCGAGGTGCGGGAAATCGAATCCGACATTTCCTTCATCCGAAACTATCTCACAAAAGATCTCGTACTGCGAGAAGATATGTACCTATTCCAAAAGCAAGGCCGCGACTACAAAGTCGTCGACAAGGACTGGAAAGGCGTCCGCGACCAGCTCGTCAGCATGCGCGTCAACGGCGGTTTTCCATACATCACCGTCAATGACGGAGACTATATGAAAAACAACGAGCTGTACCTTAAGCACTGGTACGAAGACATCGAACTCGATCTCAAGTATTTGGAGAAAGTGCTTCCATACGTTCACCAGCTCTGGGGCCGTCCGGTTCATATGGAGAGTATGCTGGAAGGAAAAAAGGTAATGTTTACGTATGATGGGAAGAGTGTGCATCGGAAGTATTTGTGA
- a CDS encoding PCYCGC motif-containing (lipo)protein: MKFNLFVMSILSALALAACSSEPGTGKKGEDHASHQEHAGEDIREETKNMNLLPSFMEDKPEEMKGIYTAAAKHRELLESIPCYCGCGDSAGHRNNYDCFVFENKDNGSLVWDNHGTKCGICLEIAAKSVVDYQNGKSIKEIRSKIDEAYIDGYANPTPTPKV; this comes from the coding sequence TTGAAATTCAATCTGTTCGTCATGAGTATCCTTTCCGCATTAGCCTTGGCTGCATGTTCATCTGAACCCGGCACTGGAAAGAAGGGAGAAGACCACGCCAGTCATCAGGAACATGCCGGCGAAGATATCCGGGAAGAGACAAAAAACATGAATTTGCTTCCTTCCTTTATGGAAGACAAGCCTGAGGAAATGAAAGGCATCTATACGGCTGCTGCCAAACATCGGGAATTGCTTGAGTCCATCCCTTGCTATTGCGGCTGTGGAGATTCAGCTGGGCATCGAAACAACTATGACTGTTTTGTTTTTGAAAACAAAGATAACGGAAGCCTTGTATGGGATAATCATGGAACGAAGTGCGGAATTTGTTTGGAGATTGCAGCCAAATCAGTTGTTGATTATCAAAATGGGAAGAGCATCAAAGAAATTCGCAGTAAAATAGATGAAGCATACATAGATGGGTATGCAAACCCCACTCCTACACCAAAAGTATAA
- a CDS encoding cupin domain-containing protein: MNNPYYIFPYQFQPYHQYANVPLYTDVRHPAPWTIPNHWNRTCACQSPKGKIKLEAKDYGAKPFTVNINEAAKQNDTYRTALWTGKHFQVTLMSLKPGEDIGLEIHPEIDQFLRIEQGQGIVQMGKQKDHLNFVRNVQDDFAIFIPAGTWHNVTNTGNIPLKLYSIYAPPQHPFGTVHITKAQALAEEND; encoded by the coding sequence ATGAACAATCCTTATTACATCTTTCCATACCAGTTTCAGCCATATCACCAATATGCGAATGTACCGTTGTATACGGATGTAAGACATCCTGCACCCTGGACGATTCCTAATCACTGGAACAGAACATGTGCTTGTCAATCACCAAAAGGAAAAATAAAACTTGAAGCAAAAGATTATGGAGCAAAGCCATTTACAGTGAATATCAATGAAGCTGCGAAGCAAAACGATACCTATCGAACGGCCTTATGGACAGGAAAACATTTTCAGGTGACCTTGATGAGTCTTAAACCCGGAGAAGATATCGGGTTGGAAATTCACCCGGAGATTGACCAGTTTTTACGCATTGAACAAGGTCAGGGAATTGTTCAAATGGGCAAGCAAAAAGATCATTTAAACTTTGTACGTAACGTTCAAGATGATTTTGCCATCTTCATCCCTGCCGGAACATGGCACAATGTAACCAATACAGGGAATATCCCGTTAAAACTCTACTCTATATATGCTCCACCCCAACATCCATTTGGCACCGTGCATATAACTAAAGCTCAGGCTTTGGCGGAGGAAAATGATTAG